The Streptomyces kanamyceticus DNA segment AGTACCGCACCGGTGCCATCTCGCAGACGGCGACGATGATGCTCGCCAACGACCCGCAGGGCTACTTCGACCAGAACCACCTGTCGAACCGGCTCACCGAGCGCCAGAAGAAGGCGGTCGACGACTACCAGACCGAGCAGGCCTCGGCGACGAAGCAGCGCACGAAGGCGGCGAAGAGCCTCAAGACGCTGACCGACTCGCGCGACGACCTCAGGACGAGCAAGCGGACCGTCCAGAAGAAGCTGGGCGAGGCCCGCACGCTCCTGTCTGAGCTGACCGCCGAGGAGAAGGCCAGGCTCGCGGCGATCGAGCGCAAGAAGGAGCAGGCGGCCAAGCGCAAGGCCGACGAGCTGGCCCGCAAGCAGGTCGCGGAGGCGGAGCGCAAGCGCAAGGCGGAAGAGGCGGCGCAGAAGGAGAAGAACGAGGGCCAGGGCGAGGGCGAGGGCTCTGGTTCCGGCTCGGGCTCGGGCACCGGATCGGGCTCAGGTTCCGGCTCCGGCTCCGGCTCCGGGAGTACGGACGGCAGCTACGCCACCAAGGCCGCGAAGGTGATCGACTTCGCCGAGGCCCAGATCGGCAAGCCGTACGTCTGGGGCGCCACGGGCCCCGACTCCTACGACTGCTCCGGACTCACCCAGGACGCGTGGAAGGCCGCCGGGATCTCCCTGCCGCGCACCACGTGGGACCAGGTGAAGGTCGGCACGACGGTGAAGACGGCCGACGCCAAACCCGGTGACCTGGTCTTCTTCTACGACGACATCAGCCACGTCGGGATCTACATCGGCAACGGCAAGATGATCCACGCCCCGAAGCCGGGCGCGAACGTCCGCGTCGAGTCGATCTACTACATGCCGATCCACAGCGTGGTGCGCCCCGCGTGACGGCCTGACTACGCGCGCGTGGCCCGCATCCTCCAGGGGATGCGGGCCACGCGCGCGTAGAGAGCGGAAAACTCAGGTCCAGAGCACCGCGATGAAGATGTTCGCCACGGTCAGCAGACCCACCGCCCCGAACATCCCCTTGTCGACCTTCTCCTCGTCCCGCTTCACATAGACCAGCGCGAGGATCACGATCAGCACGGCCATCTTGATGCCGATCTTGAGGTTGTTGACCGGGTTGTCGTCCGCCTGGTTCAGGCCGACCAGGACGACACCGGTGACGAGCATGGTCAGCGCGCCGTGCAGCATCGCGGGGCTGAAGCGGGCGGTGCCCTGGCCCATCTGCTTCATCTGGGTCAGGAAGCCGCCCAGGAGCGAGGCGATGCCGATGATGTGCAGGCCGACGAAGAGATGGATGAGTACGTCCATGAGCCGGAGCCTAACCGGGGCCTGTTCCACCCCACACGGCCGGTCCCTTATCACCGTCACGCAGGCTGTCAGGGAACAAACGTCGCATCGGTCACAGAGCCACGCGAAGTGGATGTTAAAGAGTGATTTGCACGGTCACATTCAGTCACCGCGTCGCTCACATTTCTCAGTTACGTGCAATCCCTCACCAGGCCGTGACGGTCAGGTTTAGCGTCCTGGACCAGGTGACCGACTCCCCACCGCCGCCCGGACCCGGGGCGGCAGTCGGCCACCACCGCCGAGGAACCGGCGGCGGTCCGCTCCCCCTGTGCGGGCCGCCGCCGGACACGTAAGGAGCCTCTCTCCGTGTCAGCGCACCGCAAGCCCAAGCAGCGCTCGCTCAGCGGCAACACCGCCCGCACGGCCGTCACCATCGCCCTCGCGGGAGCCGCGTCGGCGACCGCGTTCGACGGCGTGGGCAACGCGGAACCCCGCCTCAGCCCCGCCGAGGTGAAGTCCAAGGTCGACTCGCTCTACCGCGAGGCGGAGATCGCCACCGAGAAGTACAACGGCGCGAAGGAGAAGGCCGAGAAGGCCGAGAAATCCCTCGGAGTGCTGCGCGACGAGGCGGCCCGCAAGACGGCGAAGCTCAACTCCGCCCGCGAAGAAGTCGGTTCGTACGCCACCGCCCAGTACCGCACCGGCGGCATCGACCCGACCGTGCAGCTGGCCCTCTCCTCCGACCCCGAACAGTTCCTCGACCGCGCCGCGCTCGCCGACCGGGCGGGCAACCGCCAAGCGGCGACCGTCAGCGGCATACACAAGCAGCTCCAGGAGATCGACCAGCTGCGCTCCGAGGCGGACGACCGCCTCGACGCCTTCCACAAGCGCCAGGCGGAGCTGAAGAAGCAGAAGAAGACGGTCACCGGAAAGCTCGACGAGGCCAAGCGGCTCCTCTCCCAGCTCACCGGCGAGCAGCGCGCCGCGCTGGCCCACCCCGACGGCGACCGCGCCACCCGCTCGGACGCCCGTGCCGCCGCCGTCGGCGGTTCGGCCAAGGCCCCCAACTCCCGCGCCGCGTCCGCCGTCTCGTACGCCTACAAGGCCATCGGCAGCCCCTACGTCTGGGGCGCCACAGGACCGAGCGCCTTCGACTGCTCGGGGCTCACCCAGGCCGCCTACCGCTCGGCGGGCGTCTCGCTGCCCCGCACCACCTACGCCCAGATCGCCGCGGGCGAACGGATTCCGCGCTCCGCGCTGCGCCCCGGTGACCTGGTGTTCTTCTACTCAGGCATCAGCCACGTCGGCATCTACGTGGGCAACGGCCAGATGATCCACGCCCCCAACCCGAGCGCTCCTGTACGGCTCGCGCCCATCGACCAGATGCCGTTCGCGGGCGCCACCCGCGTGGCGTGAAAGGGCCGTTGAGCCCCGGCCGATCCGGTCACCCGGTCGGCGCGATCCGGCCACGGAGCCGCAGGTAATGTCACGTCCATGCCTAGCCGTACGCTGCCGCCGCCCCCGCCACCCGTGCACCTGCGCACCTGGCCCGACCGGCAGACGTTGCTCACCGACCGCGGCATGGCTCTCGACGACTTGCGCAGGCGGTACTTGGGAGTGCACCGGCTCCTGCTGCTGTGGCTGTGCGGCTTCGGGGGCGTCGTCGGCTGTGCGCTCCTCACGCTGCCGCTGCAGTTCATCGACGACAAGGACCCCAGCGGCTTCCTGCTCGGCCCGGTCCTCATGGTGCTCGGCGTGGCGGTGCTCGCCCCCTCGGTGATCGGCGTCGTCCTCGGCCTCCGCCACGACCGTCGGCTACGGGAACTCACCGACGCCTGGCTCGCGTTGGACAGCCACCCGGCCACCGACGCCCGCCTGCGCTCTCCCGGCCTCAGCCTCTTCTGGCTGCTGTCCTCCCTCGCCGTCTGCGCGCTCGGCCTGTGGGCGTCCTTCGCCGCGGCCGCGTACGCCGAACCGGGACGCGACACCTACGCCGATGTCGCGCTCGGCATGGGCGCGGGCCTGGTCCTGTGGCTGACGGGCCTCATCGGCGGCGCGAAGGCCGCCCGCCACTACCGCTGGGCCCTGCGCAGGCTTGGCCCGGCCGCGTCGGTGGTCAACGCGGTACATCGCTGACCATGGCTGGGCCCTCAGCTGTCCGTGGGCACCTCTCCCTCTGGCCAAAGTCAGCCCACAGAGCTCAACGAAGTGCTGGTGTCTCACCTAGCCACAACCTACGACCGAGGTCGTCCAGCTCAGCCTTTCGCTGCTCACAATCAGGGATGGCACGCCGAAGCAAAGCCCAGTAATCCGCCCCGTGCCCAGAGACGCGAGCATGCGCCAGCTCATGGGCGATCACATAGTCGACAAGATGCGCGGGGAGCTGAAAGACAGCCCAGTGCAGCGCCATCTGCCCCCGCTCTCCCACGCCCGCTCGGTACGTGCCCCACCGATTGCCCACGTCCCGGACAGCCACATCAGGTTCGGGAACCTCCATGCGCGCGCCCCACGGCTGCAATCGGCCCTGTGCCCAGCGCAGCCCGGCTCTCCGGTACCAAGCGACCACCTCACGACGG contains these protein-coding regions:
- a CDS encoding C40 family peptidase: MASHRKPRTRTAGKRTAPAIGITTAALTSVALLSQSAQAAPSAPTKPSLEEVQKKVDDLYHQAGVATQKYNSSKEKTDKQRKKVDHLLDDVAKRTEKLNAARQELGSFAAAQYRTGAISQTATMMLANDPQGYFDQNHLSNRLTERQKKAVDDYQTEQASATKQRTKAAKSLKTLTDSRDDLRTSKRTVQKKLGEARTLLSELTAEEKARLAAIERKKEQAAKRKADELARKQVAEAERKRKAEEAAQKEKNEGQGEGEGSGSGSGSGTGSGSGSGSGSGSGSTDGSYATKAAKVIDFAEAQIGKPYVWGATGPDSYDCSGLTQDAWKAAGISLPRTTWDQVKVGTTVKTADAKPGDLVFFYDDISHVGIYIGNGKMIHAPKPGANVRVESIYYMPIHSVVRPA
- a CDS encoding C40 family peptidase; its protein translation is MSAHRKPKQRSLSGNTARTAVTIALAGAASATAFDGVGNAEPRLSPAEVKSKVDSLYREAEIATEKYNGAKEKAEKAEKSLGVLRDEAARKTAKLNSAREEVGSYATAQYRTGGIDPTVQLALSSDPEQFLDRAALADRAGNRQAATVSGIHKQLQEIDQLRSEADDRLDAFHKRQAELKKQKKTVTGKLDEAKRLLSQLTGEQRAALAHPDGDRATRSDARAAAVGGSAKAPNSRAASAVSYAYKAIGSPYVWGATGPSAFDCSGLTQAAYRSAGVSLPRTTYAQIAAGERIPRSALRPGDLVFFYSGISHVGIYVGNGQMIHAPNPSAPVRLAPIDQMPFAGATRVA